One segment of Pseudodesulfovibrio sp. 5S69 DNA contains the following:
- a CDS encoding nucleotide exchange factor GrpE, giving the protein MAKNTNEVPINGLYDDEGRILEEQAVEGRSDNEAESAEESAEVSLSKEELAALCKESVCPECDMFKEAEAIRLRALADSENVKKRLLRETEELKKYAGESILSDLLPILDNLDLALSHTDNLSAECKNFVVGVDMTRKIFLDAVRNHGLEAVQAAKGTEFDPEIHDAVGTVQEPSLGDNRIAQVVQNGYRLKGRLLRPAKVMVNKL; this is encoded by the coding sequence ATGGCGAAAAATACGAACGAAGTGCCCATCAACGGTCTGTACGACGACGAGGGGCGGATATTGGAGGAACAGGCCGTCGAAGGCCGGAGCGATAATGAGGCCGAATCCGCCGAGGAATCGGCGGAGGTGTCTCTGAGCAAAGAGGAACTGGCCGCCCTGTGCAAGGAATCGGTCTGTCCCGAGTGCGACATGTTCAAGGAGGCCGAGGCCATCCGGCTGCGCGCCCTGGCCGACTCCGAGAACGTCAAGAAGCGGCTGCTCCGGGAGACCGAGGAGTTGAAGAAGTACGCGGGCGAGTCCATCTTGTCCGACCTGCTGCCCATCCTCGACAACCTGGATCTGGCCCTGTCCCACACCGACAACCTGTCCGCCGAGTGCAAGAACTTCGTGGTCGGCGTGGACATGACCCGCAAGATTTTCCTGGACGCGGTCAGGAACCATGGCCTGGAGGCGGTGCAGGCGGCCAAGGGAACCGAATTCGACCCCGAAATCCATGACGCCGTGGGCACCGTGCAGGAACCTTCGCTGGGCGACAACCGGATCGCCCAGGTGGTCCAGAACGGTTACCGTCTCAAGGGGAGGCTGCTGCGTCCGGCCAAAGTCATGGTCAACAAGCTGTAG
- a CDS encoding aminopeptidase — translation MPLYDQTDMENYAEILTWALNESRGCPLRNSEMVLIRYDIPGLALAEAVYSRLMDMHLMPVAMAQPTPYMEMERYLNSSFGQLLFQQPGLAELYSRTAGVINIIAPEELTYLRTVDPRTIAEARRADAPNRRILQRRRQSGAMGWTTCLYPTEALAKGAGMTLDEYAYALKRACWLNMPDPAAEWRRLKREVGEVRAWLDGLSIRSLRVESEDIDLTVGIGDNRRFVGVNGANIPGYEIYVAPDARKVDGTYFADQPTLRYGHLVSGMVLDFSGGVASRAEAEVGQVFVQQQLYSDAGARRVGEFSLTDRRFSRVDRFMAHTLLDENFGGEHGNCHLALGGSVLESFSGPPELLTPELEYELGFNSSDMHWDLVNTQPKRVTARLADGSPKLVYENGRFRL, via the coding sequence GTGCCGCTGTACGATCAGACCGACATGGAAAACTACGCCGAGATCCTGACCTGGGCGCTCAACGAGTCCAGGGGATGCCCCCTGCGCAACAGCGAGATGGTCCTCATCCGCTACGACATCCCCGGACTGGCCCTGGCCGAGGCGGTCTACTCGCGGCTCATGGACATGCACCTCATGCCCGTGGCCATGGCCCAGCCCACGCCCTACATGGAGATGGAGCGCTACCTCAATTCCAGCTTCGGCCAACTTCTGTTCCAACAGCCGGGACTTGCCGAGCTCTACTCCCGGACCGCCGGGGTCATCAACATCATCGCCCCGGAGGAGCTGACCTACCTCCGGACCGTGGACCCGCGCACCATCGCCGAGGCCCGGCGCGCAGACGCGCCCAACCGGCGCATCCTCCAGCGGCGCAGGCAGTCCGGGGCCATGGGCTGGACCACCTGCCTGTATCCGACCGAGGCCCTGGCCAAGGGCGCGGGCATGACGCTCGACGAGTACGCCTACGCCCTGAAGCGCGCCTGCTGGCTGAACATGCCCGACCCTGCGGCCGAGTGGCGGCGCTTGAAGCGGGAGGTCGGCGAGGTCCGGGCCTGGCTCGACGGCCTGTCCATCCGCTCGCTCAGGGTGGAATCGGAGGACATCGACCTGACCGTGGGCATCGGCGACAACCGCCGGTTCGTGGGCGTGAACGGGGCCAACATCCCCGGCTACGAGATCTACGTCGCCCCGGACGCGCGCAAGGTGGACGGGACCTACTTCGCGGACCAGCCTACCCTGCGCTACGGCCACCTGGTGTCCGGCATGGTCTTGGACTTCTCCGGGGGCGTTGCCTCGCGGGCCGAGGCCGAGGTCGGTCAGGTGTTCGTCCAGCAGCAGCTCTATTCGGACGCGGGCGCGCGCAGGGTGGGGGAGTTCTCCCTGACCGACAGGCGGTTCTCACGGGTGGACCGGTTCATGGCCCACACCCTCCTGGACGAGAACTTCGGCGGGGAGCACGGCAACTGCCACCTGGCCCTGGGCGGCTCGGTGCTCGAAAGTTTCTCCGGCCCGCCCGAGCTGCTCACCCCGGAGCTGGAATACGAACTCGGCTTCAACTCGTCCGACATGCACTGGGACCTGGTCAACACCCAGCCCAAGCGGGTCACCGCCCGGCTGGCGGACGGCAGTCCGAAGCTGGTCTACGAGAATGGGCGGTTTCGCCTCTGA
- a CDS encoding YheT family hydrolase, which produces MPVLPIPDYRPPFPFASGHMATLYPPLFRLTPLTAPEPERVELADSDFLDLDWHRSRTGESNRLVIVSHGLEGNSHKKYVLGMAAMATKNGWDAACWSQRGCSDEPNRLPRCYHSGETGDLHEIILHCLSTGRYHQLVLIGFSMGGNQILKYLGENPERVPEEVAGAVAFSTPCDLDAAERVISSHHIYFEYFMRGLRRKMREKGERFPDVVDASRLKGIRTLRDFDNRFTAPMGGFANAADYYAKASSLQFLRSVRVPTLLVNAQNDPFLTPTCFPVAEAMSNPRLFLETPVHGGHVGFVTKGGQNVYWSECRAEAFLRDIPA; this is translated from the coding sequence ATGCCTGTACTGCCCATTCCCGACTACCGGCCGCCCTTCCCGTTCGCCTCGGGCCACATGGCCACCCTGTACCCGCCGCTCTTCAGGCTTACGCCCCTGACCGCGCCCGAGCCCGAGCGCGTGGAGTTGGCGGACTCGGACTTCCTGGACCTGGACTGGCACCGCTCGCGCACCGGCGAGTCCAACCGGCTGGTCATCGTCAGCCACGGGCTGGAAGGGAATTCGCACAAGAAATACGTGCTCGGCATGGCGGCCATGGCCACCAAAAACGGCTGGGACGCGGCCTGCTGGTCCCAGCGCGGATGCAGCGACGAGCCCAACCGGCTGCCCCGCTGCTACCACTCGGGCGAGACCGGGGACCTGCACGAGATCATCCTGCATTGCCTGTCCACCGGGCGCTACCACCAGCTGGTCCTGATCGGCTTCTCCATGGGCGGCAACCAAATCCTCAAGTACCTGGGCGAGAACCCGGAACGGGTGCCTGAAGAGGTGGCCGGGGCCGTGGCCTTCTCCACCCCCTGTGACCTGGACGCAGCCGAGCGGGTCATCTCCTCCCACCACATCTACTTCGAATATTTCATGCGCGGCCTGCGCCGAAAGATGCGCGAAAAGGGCGAGCGCTTCCCGGACGTGGTCGACGCGTCAAGGCTCAAGGGCATCCGTACCCTGCGCGACTTCGACAACCGATTCACCGCGCCCATGGGCGGATTCGCGAACGCGGCGGACTACTACGCCAAGGCGTCGTCCCTCCAGTTCCTGCGCTCCGTGCGCGTGCCCACCCTGCTGGTCAACGCCCAGAACGACCCGTTCCTGACCCCGACCTGCTTCCCGGTGGCCGAGGCCATGTCCAACCCGCGCCTGTTCCTGGAGACCCCGGTCCACGGCGGCCACGTGGGCTTCGTGACCAAGGGCGGGCAGAACGTTTACTGGTCCGAGTGCAGAGCCGAGGCCTTTCTCCGCGACATCCCCGCCTGA
- a CDS encoding arsenate reductase ArsC, with amino-acid sequence MDKVLFICVHNSARSQMAEAYLNAFGGGEFVAESAGFEPTEINPLVVEVMKEEGIDLSGHKTQSAFDLYREGRMFSYVITVCEESVEKQCPIYPGMTHRLHLPFPDPAEVRGTHEEKLAQVRVIRDRIKAVVYEFLEWARSGDIKKLSEFWEIRPLD; translated from the coding sequence ATGGATAAAGTGTTGTTCATCTGCGTGCACAACAGCGCGCGCAGCCAGATGGCGGAAGCCTACCTCAATGCGTTCGGGGGCGGCGAGTTCGTGGCCGAGAGCGCCGGTTTCGAACCCACGGAGATCAATCCTCTGGTGGTCGAGGTCATGAAGGAGGAGGGCATAGACCTCTCCGGGCACAAGACGCAGTCGGCCTTCGACCTGTACAGGGAAGGCCGGATGTTCAGCTACGTCATCACGGTCTGCGAGGAGTCGGTGGAGAAGCAGTGCCCCATCTATCCCGGCATGACGCACCGTCTGCATCTCCCGTTCCCGGACCCGGCCGAGGTCCGGGGCACCCATGAGGAAAAGCTGGCCCAGGTCCGGGTCATCCGCGACAGGATCAAGGCCGTCGTCTACGAGTTTCTGGAGTGGGCCCGGTCCGGAGACATCAAGAAACTCAGCGAGTTCTGGGAAATACGGCCGCTCGACTGA
- a CDS encoding tetratricopeptide repeat protein produces MKKNPRRKSLYLVRTEQAELQELEARQRSETRNLYVIKTDDEVANKYRDVIIDFAAGKGVFLLVTRDKTFVHTFRAAVCQTMGLPQGTVFAAQDLAGASNLLRGLAANGATLFLFIEYALDSELTVSYLRHVKPMYPDMKVAVISRDINRERLFQFYEDGADSFLKKPASINSVIKKIAFMLKPRCEADALVCEGREHIRANRFEEAQAVAEQVLSRWPRHAAAMVVLGDAKKGLAKRGEALSAYRQAEDLSGDYLEPLQKIAAMHCEDDNLCEALHYLCKLDDISPLNCSRKMRIAEMHFEQGDAAGAEKYFDQAIDAAREEALSAVGEMSLDIAEMASRFDPGMAAKYYRRSLELVKNSKSALTMSVYNRLGISLRKQGLWNEAIEAYGEAAKYSPEDENIQYNISLAYGEGQCYREAAQHMRNALALNPDLYRDNPNLAYSVGSTFARGDRPREAVEVLTYLLEISPGFQDAERLLREVTAAGSGPIRL; encoded by the coding sequence ATGAAGAAGAATCCGAGACGTAAAAGCCTCTATTTGGTCAGGACCGAGCAGGCCGAGTTGCAGGAACTGGAGGCCCGGCAGCGGTCCGAGACGCGGAATCTCTACGTGATCAAGACCGACGATGAGGTGGCGAACAAGTACCGCGACGTCATCATTGATTTCGCCGCCGGCAAGGGCGTTTTTTTGCTCGTCACCCGCGACAAGACCTTCGTCCATACCTTCCGCGCCGCCGTGTGCCAGACCATGGGCCTGCCCCAGGGGACGGTGTTCGCGGCCCAGGATCTGGCCGGGGCCTCGAACCTGCTCAGGGGCCTCGCGGCCAACGGGGCCACGCTGTTTCTGTTCATCGAGTACGCCCTGGACTCGGAACTGACCGTTTCCTACCTGCGCCACGTCAAGCCAATGTATCCTGACATGAAGGTGGCCGTGATCTCGCGGGACATCAACCGCGAACGGCTTTTCCAATTCTACGAGGACGGCGCGGACTCCTTCCTCAAGAAGCCGGCGAGCATCAACTCCGTGATCAAGAAGATCGCCTTCATGCTCAAGCCCCGGTGCGAGGCGGACGCTCTGGTCTGCGAGGGACGCGAGCACATCCGGGCCAACCGCTTCGAGGAGGCCCAGGCCGTGGCCGAGCAGGTCCTGTCCCGCTGGCCCCGGCACGCGGCCGCCATGGTCGTGCTGGGGGACGCCAAGAAGGGACTGGCCAAGCGCGGAGAGGCGTTGAGCGCCTACCGGCAGGCCGAGGACCTCTCCGGCGACTATCTGGAGCCGCTGCAGAAGATCGCGGCCATGCACTGCGAGGACGACAACCTGTGCGAGGCCCTGCACTACCTGTGCAAGCTCGACGACATATCGCCGCTCAACTGCTCCCGAAAGATGCGCATCGCCGAGATGCACTTCGAGCAGGGCGACGCGGCCGGCGCCGAGAAGTATTTCGACCAGGCCATCGATGCGGCCCGCGAGGAGGCCCTGAGCGCGGTGGGCGAGATGTCCCTGGACATCGCCGAGATGGCCTCCCGATTCGACCCCGGGATGGCCGCCAAGTACTATCGCCGGAGCCTGGAGCTGGTGAAGAATTCCAAGAGCGCCCTGACCATGTCCGTCTATAACCGCCTGGGCATCTCCCTGCGCAAGCAGGGGTTGTGGAACGAGGCCATCGAGGCGTACGGCGAAGCCGCCAAATACTCCCCGGAAGACGAAAACATCCAGTACAACATCAGCCTGGCCTACGGCGAGGGCCAGTGCTACCGCGAAGCGGCGCAACACATGCGCAACGCCCTGGCGCTCAATCCGGACCTGTACCGGGACAACCCCAACCTGGCCTACTCGGTGGGCTCGACCTTCGCGCGCGGCGACAGGCCCCGCGAGGCCGTGGAAGTCCTGACGTACCTCCTCGAAATTTCTCCGGGATTCCAGGACGCCGAGAGGCTCCTGCGCGAGGTCACCGCGGCCGGAAGCGGCCCCATCCGGCTGTAG
- a CDS encoding multidrug effflux MFS transporter → MTSGESFPKVAPSTIIEVFMPNLILLALLAAFPPLSTDMYLPAIPTLQVQWGISYATANLSMVLFMGVFSVFLLVHGPLSDRFGRKPVLTGGLLLFILASIGCALSPSIEVLIACRCLQAAGAAAGASLALALSKDLYEGGQRQKILAHMGVIMALAPMLAPSIGGLMLKFASWRWIFAVQGFMALIGLYGVARLKEPLTEFTRGGFLAVAGRYRLVLKNLPFTVLASGFALMSLPHFAFIGGSADMYINELGLSEQAFGIYFGANAIGFMLGSFICTRMVGTYKPLNMLYTTFAFLFASTILMLILGGHTPLTLAIPMFCMSLSVGFSRPISNSMILDQVDTDVGAASGILTFEIFFVAALSMELISMDWNHKPMILGMLGVLGTVIPLTALLAVRKRCRFT, encoded by the coding sequence TTGACATCCGGCGAGTCTTTCCCGAAGGTTGCGCCTTCAACAATTATCGAGGTCTTCATGCCCAATCTGATTCTGCTGGCTCTGCTGGCGGCGTTTCCTCCCCTGTCCACAGACATGTATCTGCCCGCCATCCCCACCCTGCAGGTGCAGTGGGGCATCTCCTATGCCACGGCCAACCTGTCCATGGTCCTGTTCATGGGCGTGTTCAGCGTATTTCTGCTCGTTCACGGTCCGCTGTCCGACCGCTTCGGGCGCAAGCCGGTGCTCACCGGCGGACTGCTCCTGTTCATCCTGGCCTCCATCGGCTGCGCCCTGTCCCCCTCCATTGAGGTGCTTATCGCCTGCCGGTGTCTGCAGGCCGCGGGAGCGGCGGCCGGGGCGTCACTGGCCCTGGCCCTGTCCAAGGACCTGTACGAGGGGGGCCAGCGGCAGAAAATCCTGGCCCACATGGGGGTCATCATGGCCTTGGCTCCCATGTTGGCCCCGTCCATCGGCGGGCTGATGCTCAAATTCGCCTCCTGGCGCTGGATATTCGCCGTCCAGGGGTTCATGGCCCTGATCGGGCTGTACGGTGTGGCGCGTCTCAAGGAGCCCCTGACCGAGTTCACGCGCGGTGGTTTCCTGGCCGTGGCCGGGCGGTACCGGCTGGTGCTGAAGAACCTGCCGTTCACGGTTCTGGCCAGCGGGTTCGCGCTCATGTCCCTGCCCCATTTCGCTTTCATCGGCGGCTCGGCGGACATGTACATCAATGAGCTGGGGTTGTCCGAACAGGCCTTCGGCATCTATTTCGGGGCCAACGCCATCGGCTTCATGCTCGGCTCGTTCATCTGCACCCGCATGGTCGGCACGTACAAGCCGCTGAACATGCTCTACACCACCTTCGCCTTCCTGTTCGCGTCCACCATCCTGATGCTCATCCTCGGCGGACACACGCCTCTGACCCTGGCCATCCCCATGTTCTGCATGTCGCTGAGCGTGGGTTTTTCCCGGCCCATCTCCAACTCCATGATCCTGGACCAGGTGGACACGGACGTGGGCGCGGCCTCGGGCATCCTGACCTTCGAGATATTCTTTGTCGCGGCCCTGTCCATGGAGCTTATTTCCATGGACTGGAACCACAAGCCCATGATCCTGGGCATGCTCGGCGTGCTGGGCACCGTGATTCCGCTGACGGCCCTGCTGGCCGTCAGGAAGCGCTGCCGGTTCACCTAG
- a CDS encoding ABC transporter ATP-binding protein/permease has product MNVTKNFLRDTWRLTKPYWFSEDRLRGRLLLAVILSMSLGLVYLNVLFNKWNNAFYDSLQNHDWKAFTHQLLVFGVLACIYIAVAVYQLYLQQMLQIRWRRWLTDTLMNRWLANRTYYVMQMRGGETDNPDQRIADDIDSFVSQTLTLTLGFLESTITLISFVGILWNLSGALSFTLAGVGVTVPGYMVWTALVYALVGSYLTMRVGRPLIRLNFDQQRYEADFRFSLVRFRESVEGVALYGGEQDESSIFKGRFDKVVSNWWAIMKRQKRLSWLTNGYAQAAVIFPILAAAPRYFSGAMELGGLMQTASAFGQVQGSLSWFVNAYSELASWRATVDRLTSFSHAMDEVREAQNGSGLTRDTADGDVLTLRELALALPDGGPMVEPVGLTLRKGESLLISGPSGTGKSTLLRAIAGLWPYATGAIHLPAGGRTLFLPQKPYLPMGDLRAVLSYPTPEGGFDDDALRAALADCGLERLAGLLDDERYWAQTLSPGEQQRLAFARMLLQKPDWLFLDEATSALDEDGEARLYALLRERLPDAAVVSVGHRSSLLPFHGQRITLRTAKLQPTIRPVERA; this is encoded by the coding sequence ATGAACGTGACGAAAAATTTTCTGCGCGACACCTGGCGCCTGACCAAGCCCTACTGGTTCTCCGAAGACCGGCTGCGCGGCCGCCTGCTCCTGGCCGTAATCCTGTCCATGAGCCTGGGCCTGGTCTACCTGAACGTGCTCTTCAACAAGTGGAACAACGCCTTTTACGACAGCCTCCAGAACCACGACTGGAAGGCGTTCACCCACCAGTTGCTCGTCTTCGGCGTGCTGGCCTGCATCTACATCGCCGTGGCCGTGTACCAACTCTACCTGCAGCAGATGCTCCAGATCCGCTGGCGGCGCTGGCTCACGGACACCCTCATGAATCGCTGGCTCGCGAACCGGACCTACTACGTCATGCAGATGCGCGGTGGGGAGACCGACAACCCGGACCAGCGCATCGCCGACGACATCGACTCCTTCGTCAGCCAGACCTTGACCCTGACCCTGGGCTTCCTGGAATCGACCATCACCCTGATCTCCTTCGTAGGCATCCTCTGGAACCTGTCCGGCGCGCTCTCCTTCACCCTGGCCGGGGTGGGCGTCACCGTGCCCGGCTACATGGTCTGGACCGCGCTGGTCTATGCCCTGGTGGGCAGCTACCTGACCATGCGCGTGGGCCGGCCGCTCATCCGGCTGAACTTCGACCAGCAGCGCTATGAGGCGGACTTCCGCTTCAGTCTGGTGCGCTTCCGCGAGAGCGTGGAGGGCGTGGCCCTGTACGGCGGCGAACAGGATGAATCCTCCATCTTCAAGGGCCGCTTCGACAAGGTCGTCTCCAACTGGTGGGCGATCATGAAGCGGCAGAAGCGACTTTCCTGGCTGACCAACGGCTATGCGCAGGCTGCGGTGATCTTCCCCATCCTGGCGGCCGCTCCGCGCTACTTCTCCGGGGCCATGGAGCTGGGCGGCCTGATGCAGACCGCCTCGGCCTTCGGCCAGGTCCAGGGGTCGCTCAGCTGGTTCGTGAACGCCTACTCCGAACTGGCCTCCTGGCGGGCCACCGTGGACCGTCTGACCAGCTTCTCCCACGCCATGGACGAAGTCCGCGAGGCCCAGAACGGCAGCGGCCTGACCCGCGACACCGCCGACGGAGACGTCCTGACCCTCCGGGAGCTCGCCCTGGCCCTGCCCGACGGCGGCCCCATGGTAGAGCCCGTGGGCCTGACCCTGCGCAAGGGCGAGAGCCTGCTCATCAGCGGTCCCTCGGGCACGGGCAAGTCCACCCTGCTGCGCGCCATCGCCGGGCTGTGGCCTTACGCCACCGGAGCCATCCACTTGCCCGCCGGGGGCCGGACCCTGTTCCTGCCGCAGAAGCCGTACCTGCCCATGGGCGACCTGCGCGCCGTGCTCAGCTACCCCACCCCGGAGGGCGGCTTCGACGACGACGCCCTGCGCGCCGCCCTGGCCGACTGCGGCCTGGAAAGGCTGGCCGGGCTGCTCGACGACGAACGCTACTGGGCGCAGACCCTGTCCCCCGGCGAGCAGCAGCGGCTGGCCTTTGCCCGCATGCTCCTGCAGAAGCCGGACTGGCTCTTCCTGGACGAGGCCACCTCGGCCCTGGACGAGGACGGCGAGGCGCGGCTCTATGCCCTCCTGCGCGAACGGCTGCCCGACGCCGCCGTGGTCAGCGTGGGCCATCGCTCCTCCCTGCTGCCCTTCCACGGACAGCGGATCACCCTCAGGACGGCCAAGCTCCAGCCGACAATCCGACCGGTCGAGCGCGCATAA
- the clpB gene encoding ATP-dependent chaperone ClpB has translation MDINTFTRKTQEAVSEAQNLAIRSGHQQIDCEHLMHALVAQENGLAGQILRKLGVAPDAYLGAVDAEIAKMPSVSGSGVRPDQIVVTQRMQKALVAADDMRKRMKDEYVSVEHVFVALMDESGSSGVGRVNKQFGLDKNKVLTALEEVRGKQRVTSDNPEATYESLKKYGRDLVEEARSGKLDPVIGRDSEIRRVIRILSRRTKNNPVLIGEAGVGKTAIAEGLAQRIVKGDVPEGLKDKTVFSLDMSALIAGAKYRGEFEERLKAVLKEVAESAGQILMFIDELHTIVGAGKTDGAMDASNILKPMLARGELHCIGATTLDEYRKYIEKDPALERRFQTVLVEEPSVEDTISILRGLRERFEVHHGVRIADGAIVEAAVLSSRYITDRQLPDKAIDLIDEAAALIRTEIDSQPYELDTANRQIMQYEIEREALKRETDKASRERLAELEKKLAELKESQSAMLAQWENEKSGIERLRALKGEIEATRREIDEAKRIPDYNRAAELEYGKLPQLEKELAERNEALETGDGPRMVREEVGPDDIAQVIAKWTGIPVSRLMEGEREKLLRLGDVLHERVIGQDQAVQAVADAVLRARAGLKDPSRPIGSFIFLGPTGVGKTELCKTLASALFDTEDNMIRIDMSEYMEKHTVARLIGAPPGYVGYDEGGQLTEAVRRKPYSVILFDEIEKAHHDVFNVLLQILDDGRLTDSHGRTVDFKNTIVIMTSNLGAEFMLDGIDQSGEFKPGVEDQVREVLRRHFRPEFLNRVDETVLFRPLTQDQLIGIIDLLVASLRVRLEERNIGLTLTDRAKAFIAQSAYDPSFGARPLHRYLQHHLETPLAKRLIGGDLADGQAVTVDERDGELVFD, from the coding sequence ATGGATATCAACACATTCACCCGCAAAACTCAGGAAGCCGTTTCCGAGGCCCAGAACCTGGCCATCCGGAGCGGCCATCAGCAGATAGACTGCGAACATCTCATGCACGCCCTGGTGGCCCAGGAGAACGGCCTGGCCGGCCAGATCCTGCGCAAGCTCGGCGTGGCCCCGGACGCCTATCTCGGGGCCGTCGACGCCGAGATTGCCAAGATGCCCAGCGTGTCGGGCTCGGGCGTGCGCCCGGACCAGATCGTGGTCACCCAGCGCATGCAGAAGGCGCTGGTCGCCGCCGACGACATGCGCAAGCGCATGAAGGACGAGTACGTCTCGGTGGAGCACGTCTTCGTGGCCCTCATGGACGAGTCCGGCAGTTCGGGCGTGGGCCGGGTCAACAAGCAGTTCGGCCTGGACAAGAACAAGGTCCTGACCGCCCTGGAAGAGGTCCGCGGCAAGCAGCGCGTGACCTCGGACAATCCGGAGGCGACCTACGAGTCGCTTAAGAAGTACGGTCGCGACCTGGTGGAGGAGGCCCGTTCGGGCAAGCTCGACCCGGTCATCGGCCGCGACAGCGAGATCCGCCGCGTCATCCGCATCCTCAGCCGCCGGACCAAGAACAATCCGGTGCTCATCGGCGAGGCGGGCGTCGGCAAGACGGCCATCGCCGAGGGGCTGGCCCAGCGCATCGTCAAGGGCGACGTGCCCGAGGGCCTCAAGGACAAGACCGTGTTCTCGCTGGACATGTCCGCGCTCATCGCCGGGGCCAAGTACCGCGGCGAGTTCGAGGAGCGGCTCAAGGCCGTGCTCAAGGAGGTGGCCGAGTCCGCCGGGCAGATCCTCATGTTCATCGACGAGCTGCACACCATCGTGGGCGCGGGCAAGACCGACGGGGCCATGGACGCGAGCAACATCCTCAAGCCCATGCTGGCGCGCGGCGAGCTGCACTGCATCGGCGCGACCACCCTGGACGAGTACCGCAAATATATCGAAAAGGACCCGGCCCTGGAGCGCCGCTTCCAGACCGTGCTGGTGGAGGAGCCGTCCGTGGAGGACACCATCTCCATCCTGCGCGGCCTGCGCGAGCGGTTCGAGGTGCACCACGGCGTGCGCATCGCGGACGGGGCCATCGTCGAGGCGGCCGTGCTGTCCAGCCGGTACATCACCGACCGGCAGCTTCCGGACAAGGCCATCGACCTCATCGACGAGGCCGCGGCCCTGATCCGCACCGAGATCGACTCCCAGCCCTATGAGCTGGACACGGCCAACCGCCAGATCATGCAGTACGAGATCGAGCGCGAGGCGCTCAAGCGGGAGACCGACAAGGCGTCCCGCGAGCGGCTGGCCGAACTGGAGAAGAAGCTGGCCGAACTCAAGGAATCCCAGTCCGCCATGCTGGCCCAATGGGAGAACGAGAAATCCGGCATCGAGCGGCTGCGCGCCCTCAAGGGCGAGATCGAGGCCACCCGCCGCGAGATCGACGAGGCCAAGCGCATCCCCGACTACAATCGGGCCGCCGAGCTCGAATACGGCAAGCTGCCCCAGCTCGAAAAGGAGCTGGCCGAGCGCAATGAGGCCCTGGAAACCGGGGACGGCCCGCGCATGGTCCGCGAGGAGGTCGGCCCGGACGATATCGCCCAGGTCATCGCCAAGTGGACCGGCATCCCGGTCTCCCGGCTCATGGAGGGCGAACGCGAGAAGCTGCTGCGGCTGGGCGACGTCCTGCACGAGCGGGTCATCGGCCAGGACCAGGCGGTCCAGGCCGTGGCCGACGCCGTGCTGCGCGCCCGGGCCGGGCTCAAGGACCCGTCCAGGCCCATCGGTTCGTTCATCTTCCTCGGCCCCACGGGCGTGGGCAAGACCGAGCTGTGCAAGACCCTGGCCTCGGCCCTGTTCGACACCGAGGACAACATGATCCGCATCGACATGTCCGAGTACATGGAGAAGCACACCGTGGCCCGGCTCATCGGCGCGCCTCCGGGCTACGTGGGCTACGACGAGGGCGGTCAACTGACCGAGGCCGTGCGGCGCAAGCCGTACTCGGTCATCTTGTTCGACGAGATCGAGAAGGCGCACCACGACGTGTTCAACGTGCTCTTGCAGATCCTGGACGACGGGCGGCTGACCGATTCCCACGGCCGCACGGTGGACTTCAAGAACACCATCGTGATCATGACCTCCAACCTCGGGGCCGAGTTCATGCTCGACGGCATCGACCAGTCCGGCGAGTTCAAGCCGGGCGTGGAGGACCAGGTCCGCGAGGTGCTCAGGCGCCATTTCCGGCCCGAGTTCCTGAACCGCGTGGACGAGACCGTGCTCTTCCGGCCGCTGACCCAGGACCAGCTCATCGGCATCATCGACCTGCTGGTGGCCAGCCTGCGCGTCCGGCTCGAAGAGCGCAACATCGGCCTGACCCTGACGGACCGGGCCAAGGCGTTCATCGCCCAGTCGGCCTACGACCCGTCCTTCGGTGCGCGGCCCCTGCACCGCTACCTCCAGCACCACCTGGAGACCCCGCTGGCCAAGCGCCTCATCGGCGGCGACCTGGCCGACGGACAGGCCGTCACCGTGGACGAGCGCGACGGGGAGCTGGTCTTCGACTAG